The proteins below are encoded in one region of Bombus terrestris chromosome 7, iyBomTerr1.2, whole genome shotgun sequence:
- the LOC100644725 gene encoding DNA polymerase delta subunit 2 codes for MVHKTKKKCNDLFVKAGKEKPEVFEREQADYKDLSKKFVNMKNDYSKQYAHIYSARLAELRDVLTPRVKAKWGNVPIVKLADLENLENQQCIIIGTLYKHQQWKPSILRELSEEHQFNVSCSKPNYCSEKDQPFLEDEMLRIKLVGEQVDLKQIVTGVVCAVLGNENSDGAFTVKDWCFPGCAPKESLKECISQKKLVIVSGLNLSNNCDSLGMSLFMEWLCGMAGNVTIQKDNASIVRLIIAGNTIKSNDTSQAATDIAKGLGEAIKSVDTFLSNLATCCSITLMPGEHDPTNSMLPQRPFHPCLLPKSSRLESFKSTTNPWISKIEGRIITGTSGQSIQDIIKVAGETGISALEWLEKTLLWRHICPTAPDTLLACPYYKKDLFIMETCPDIYFVGNTDKFETKLWKGDENQIVRLISVPRFDTSQTAVIVNLENLDTQYISFSNI; via the exons ATGGTtcataaaactaaaaaaaaatgtaatgatTTATTTGTGAAGGCGGGAAAAGAGAAGCCAGAAGTATTTGAAAGGGAGCAAGCTGATTATAAAGATCTTTCGAAAAAGTTTGTAAACATGAAAAATGACTATTCTAAACAATATGCGCACATATACTCTGCTAGACTTGCCGAATTAAGGGATGTTCTAACTCCGCGTGTTAAAGCTAAATGGG GAAATGTTCCGATTGTCAAATTGGCCGatttagaaaatttagaaaaccaACAGTGCATAATAATTGGCACGTTGTATAAACACCAACAATGGAAACCATCAATTTTAAGGGAACTTAGTGAAGAACATCAGTTTAATGTTTCCTGTTCTAAACCAAATTATTGCTCAGAGAAAGATCAACCATTTCTAGAAGATGAAATGTTGCGAATTAAATTAGTAGGCGAGCAAGTTGATTTAAAGCAAATTGTTACCGGAGTTGTTTGTGCTGTATTAGGCAATGAAAATAGTGATGGCGCATTTACC GTAAAGGATTGGTGTTTTCCTGGATGTGCACCAAAAGAATCTTTAAAAGAATGCATATCACAAAAGAAGCTGGTGATAGTATCTGGATTAAATTTATCTAATAATTGTGACAGTTTAGGAATGTCCCTTTTTATGGAATGGTTGTGTGGAATGGCTGGTAATGTAACGATACAAAAGGATAATGCTTCTATTGTTCGACTCATTATAGCAG GTAATACCATAAAAAGTAATGATACATCACAGGCTGCAACAGACATAGCTAAAGGACTTGGAGAAGCAATAAAATCTGTAGATACATTCTTAAGTAATTTAGCAACATGTTGTTCTATTACTTTAATGCCAGGAGAACATGATCCCACTAATTCTATGTTGCCTCAAAGACCATTTCATCCTTGTTTACTACCTAAATCATCTAG ACTTGAAAGCTTTAAAAGTACCACAAATCCATGGATTAGTAAAATTGAAGGACGAATAATAACTGGTACTAGTGGTCAATCAATTCAGGACATCATTAAAGTAGCAGGTGAAACTGGTATTTCAGCTCTTGAATGGCTAGAAAAAACCTTATTATGGAGACATATATGTCCAACTGCTCCAGACACACTATTAGCTTGCCCATACTACAAGAAAGATTTGTTTATTATGGAAACATGTCCAGATATATATTTTGTGGGAAATACAGacaaatttgaaacgaaattgTGGAAAG gtGATGAAAATCAAATTGTTAGGCTAATATCTGTTCCACGTTTTGATACGAGTCAGACTGCTGTAATAGTAAATTTAGAGAATTTAGATACCCAATATATTTCCTTtagtaatatttaa